The Carassius gibelio isolate Cgi1373 ecotype wild population from Czech Republic chromosome A24, carGib1.2-hapl.c, whole genome shotgun sequence genome window below encodes:
- the LOC127946042 gene encoding uncharacterized protein LOC127946042, producing MNHLDPEDAIFLVDAFLDECKVDQHGQTKGGSKQSTKLCVWPDEDKDGQPLPKRCRAGEKRKRDSATVSSASVKSVSCAPSTSTTEDTVIIENFDSLIQDVRELLGSGDEQSFPSEWSNRQTTSLENWTVMRPFMVNNMLSSEKPKEGVCHHCGHKAAVVMCRDCLPRSLYCTACDLSTHEALVLHNRASMVEGFFRQLQPSTFVQQHEGGKFSYHEKDCMLPIVPPCCDCSTGQTSFSKGKPVILIGMNGRYNLFLPSVNCSCGKTLPVTISDLVESGYWPATVNFETLYMVDLFTTYEDLKITAPGMSRQAFVSMLECRTKLFGRSGKICGDTMQRAFLEWAYAKFEVDKLSQVQHFQCPACTPSMLAVAVDGNRKLYRFKSQPGPDGFFDGVFLANDADVSSFVDYIHETTGHNPGKGRCGAGQWTAARESANKSGSKLDEEGVEVAVCRHGVLLKGLNMFRGEIFAYPLYLQKQLASQTVQFFCSDVVCKYWPYLQKVVGHCPELEDLLNMRPFLSIMHAKAHSWMCELKWGGRNQEGAGTTIGEEVEQVNSFLSRAAICSKYMSKAVRTDMLTIQASGWNKRKAENLDRTLAKRYIKTVQRIAEATKDLEKLTTELSLQQDTVQQWVSDVQQWTSGATIQNDLQRTIEGLYLGIKQRKFQLYRQSGGNKRRHQLRRKIAVEKKALEVAINDHNATVGEVEKLPPPNELLAVDNYSWPWECHGDMERKKNVFDKVMLLARLKEEEFIVVREVKQHMEYMRSVAGLIEEFTFQLTEDTTGKCSTEGLMEKGREGLLCVLKRRLREVEAQLAKARTTYRSILGLQTLPLDDFSEEEDSENTSSTDEELGE from the exons ATGAATCACCTTGACCCCGAAGATGCCATATTCCTGGTTGATGCATTCCTGGATGAGTGCAAG GTGGATCAGCATGGACAAACTAAAGGAGGTTCAAAACAATCCACAAAGTTGTGTGTTTGGCCTGATGAGGACAAAGATGGTCAACCTCTGCCAAAAAGATGTAGAGCTGGAGAGAAACGAAAGCGAGATTCAGCTACTG tTTCTTCAGCAAGCGTTAAAAGCGTGTCCTGTGCTCCGTCTACCAGCACAACTGAAGACACAGTGATCATCGAAAATTTTG aCTCCCTCATTCAAGATGTCCGAGAACTCTTGGGAAGTGGTGATGAACAGTCTTTCCCCTCAGAGTGGAGTAACAGGCAAACTACCTCTCTGGAGAATTGGACAGTAATGAGGCCCTTCATGGTGAACAATATGTTGTCATCTGAGAAGCCCAAGGAGGGGGTTTGCCATCACTGTGGACACAAGGCTGCCGTAGTGATGTGTAGGGACTGTTTACCACGATCACTCTACTGCACAGCCTGTGACCTTTCCACACATGAGGCCCTGGTGCTTCATAACAGAGCATCCATGGTGGAGGGGTTCTTCAGACAACTGCAGCCATCCACTTTTGTTCAGCAGCACGAGGGAGGGAAATTCTCCTATCATGAAAAAG ATTGCATGTTACCAATCGTTCCTCCCTGCTGCGACTGCTCCACTGGGCAAACAAGCTTTTCCAAGGGAAAGCCAGTTATTTTAATTGGAATGAatg GAAGATACAACCTCTTCCTTCCATCAGTAAACTGCTCCTGTGGAAAAACCTTGCCAGTGACCATAAGTGATCTGGTTGAAAGTGGTTACTGGCCAGCCACTGTCAATTTTGAGACCTTGTACATGGTGGACTTGTTCACCACGTATGAGGATCTAAAAATCACTGCCCCAGGGATGTCCAGACAAGCTTTTGTCAGCATGCTCGAGTGTCGTACAAAACTCTTCGGGCGA AGTGGTAAGATTTGTGGGGACACAATGCAGAGGGCCTTCCTCGAATGGGCCTATGCCAAATTTGAGGTTGACAAGCTGTCTCAGGTCCAGCATTTTCAGTGCCCTGCATGCACACCATCCATGTTGGCAGTTGCAGTGGATGGGAACCGCAAATTATATCGTTTCAAAAGCCAACCAGG ACCTGATGGGTTTTTTGATGGAGTCTTTTTGGCCAATGATGCTGATGTGTCCTCCTTTGTTGATTACATCCATGAAACAACTGGACAT AATCCAGGGAAAGGGAGATGTGGTGCGGGTCAGTGGACCGCAGCACGAGAGTCTGCCAACAAGTCTGGAAGCAAACTAGACGAGGAAGGTGTTGAAGTTGCTGTCTGCCGTCATGGGGTTTTGCTCAAGGGACTGAATATGTTCCGTGGAGAAATATTTGCATACCCATTATATCTCCAGAAACAGCTAGCTTCACAGACCGTCCAGTTTTTTTGCTCTGATGTGGTCTGCAAATATTGGCCATATCTGCAGAAAGTTGTGGGCCACTGTCCAGAGTTGGAGGACTTGCTGAACATGCGCCCATTTCTCTCCATCATGCATGCAAAAGCGCATTCATGGATGTGTGAG TTAAAATGGGGGGGACGCAATCAAGAAGGAGCTGGAACAACAATCGGGGAGGAGGTTGAACAGGTTAACAGCTTCCTCTCTCGAGCAGCCATATGTTCCAAGTACATGTCAAAAGCCG TTCGCACAGACATGCTAACTATCCAGGCAAGTGGCTGGAACAAGCGAAAGGCAGAAAACCTTGACCGGACACTGGCCAAAAGATACATCAAG ACTGTACAAAGGATTGCAGAGGCAACAAAGGACCTGGAGAAACTCACAACTGAGTTATCTCTACAGCAAGACACAGTCCAGCAGTGGGTGTCTGATGTGCAGCAGTGGACCTCAG GAGCAACAATCCAAAATGACCTGCAGAGGACCATCGAGGGGCTATATTTGGGCATCAAACAGCGAAAATTTCAGCTGTATCGTCAGTCTG GTGGGAACAAGCGAAGGCATCAACTGAGAAGAAAGATTGCTGTTGAGAAGAAAGCCTTGGAAGTTGCCATCAATGACCACAATGCTACTGTGGGGGAAGTTGAAAAACTGCCTCCTCCCAATGAACTCCTGGCTGTGGACAACTACTCCTGGCCATGGGAAT GTCATGGTGATATGGagcgaaaaaaaaatgtttttgacaagGTAATGCTGCTGGCTAGActaaaagaagaagaatttaTTGTGGTTCGCGAAGTCAAGCAGCACATGGAGTACATGAGGAGTGTTGCTGGACTGATCGAAGAGTTTACCTTTCAGCTGACTGAAGACACCACTGGGAAAT GCAGTACAGAGGGCTTAATGGAGAAAGGACGTGAAGGACTACTCTGTGTGCTGAAGAGAAGATTGCGTGAAGTTGAAGCACAACTGGCTAAAGCACGCACAACATACAGAAGTATTCTTGGACTGCAAACATTGCCCTTAGATGACTTTTCTGAAGAGGAAGACTCAGAGAATACTTCCTCAACTGATGAGGAACTGGGAGAGTAG